A section of the Neisseria dumasiana genome encodes:
- a CDS encoding TetR family transcriptional regulator: MRKTKTEALKTREHLMLAALDTFYQKGVSRASLNEIAQNAGVTRGALYWHFKNKEDLFDALFQRLFDEARTHLENDLNNDAANMRESMHASLLNMFQRMQNDPVHHKFCNILFLKCEHTEQNQTIVAIIHKYQSMWNELLSAVLAQCIKQKSLPENLDIQTAVIYLKAAIDGLLYQWLVNPELLDLQTIGPRFAATIFGTLEHCTTLHKTAVPS; the protein is encoded by the coding sequence ATGAGAAAAACCAAAACCGAAGCACTGAAAACACGCGAACACTTGATGTTGGCGGCTTTAGACACGTTTTACCAAAAAGGTGTTTCCCGCGCTTCTTTAAACGAAATCGCCCAAAACGCCGGTGTAACCCGCGGTGCTCTGTATTGGCATTTCAAAAACAAAGAAGACTTATTCGACGCGCTGTTTCAGCGTTTGTTCGATGAGGCGCGCACGCATCTCGAAAACGATTTGAACAACGATGCCGCCAATATGCGCGAAAGCATGCACGCCAGCCTGCTGAATATGTTTCAGCGCATGCAAAACGATCCGGTGCACCACAAATTTTGCAATATTTTGTTTCTCAAATGCGAACATACCGAACAAAACCAAACCATTGTCGCCATCATCCATAAATACCAAAGCATGTGGAACGAGCTGCTTAGTGCGGTTTTGGCACAATGTATCAAGCAAAAATCGTTACCCGAAAACCTCGATATTCAGACGGCCGTGATTTATTTGAAAGCCGCTATCGACGGTTTGCTCTATCAGTGGCTGGTCAATCCCGAACTTCTCGACTTGCAAACCATCGGCCCGCGCTTTGCCGCAACCATATTCGGTACGCTCGAACATTGCACCACCCTGCACAAAACAGCAGTTCCCTCTTAA
- the rpmA gene encoding 50S ribosomal protein L27 gives MATKKAGGSSKNGRDSEAKRLGVKAYGNELIPAGSIIVRQRGTKFHAGENVGMGKDHTLFAKVDGYVEFKTKGALNRKTVSVRPYTGADE, from the coding sequence ATGGCAACCAAAAAAGCTGGTGGTAGCTCTAAAAACGGTCGCGATTCAGAAGCCAAACGCCTGGGTGTAAAAGCTTACGGCAATGAACTGATTCCTGCCGGTTCTATCATTGTGCGTCAACGCGGCACCAAATTCCACGCCGGAGAAAACGTAGGTATGGGTAAAGACCATACCTTGTTCGCCAAAGTCGATGGTTATGTAGAATTCAAAACCAAAGGCGCGTTGAACCGCAAAACCGTTAGCGTTCGCCCTTACACCGGTGCTGACGAATAA
- a CDS encoding DoxX family protein, with protein sequence MSKTNCLNHFSETWGKDIALLGLRLFIAYEFWEAGIGKWRGENWFATIQQDFPFPFNLLPADVNWAAAMGAELIVPVLLVLGLFGRWGALVLVAVTIVAWAAVHGGNGYNVCDNGYKMALIYLVALLPLVFQGMGRLSLDYVLFKKANKNIPV encoded by the coding sequence ATGAGTAAAACAAACTGTTTAAACCACTTTTCGGAAACATGGGGCAAAGATATCGCTTTATTGGGCTTGCGCCTGTTTATCGCTTATGAATTTTGGGAGGCAGGTATCGGCAAATGGCGTGGCGAAAACTGGTTTGCCACCATCCAGCAAGATTTCCCGTTCCCCTTCAATTTACTGCCCGCCGATGTGAACTGGGCTGCCGCTATGGGTGCAGAGCTGATTGTGCCGGTGTTGCTGGTGTTGGGTCTGTTCGGCCGCTGGGGAGCATTGGTGTTGGTGGCCGTAACCATTGTGGCCTGGGCTGCGGTACATGGCGGAAACGGCTACAACGTTTGCGACAACGGCTACAAAATGGCATTGATTTATCTCGTGGCTCTGCTGCCGCTGGTATTCCAAGGTATGGGCCGTTTATCGTTGGATTATGTGTTGTTTAAAAAAGCAAACAAAAACATTCCGGTATAG
- the fba gene encoding class II fructose-bisphosphate aldolase (catalyzes the reversible aldol condensation of dihydroxyacetonephosphate and glyceraldehyde 3-phosphate in the Calvin cycle, glycolysis, and/or gluconeogenesis), with protein sequence MALVSMRQLLDHAAENSYGLPAFNVNNLEQMRAIMEAADQVNAPVIVQASAGARKYAGAPFLRHLILAAVEEFPHIPVVMHQDHGASPDVCQRSIQLGFSSVMMDGSLLEDGKTPSSYEYNVEVTRKVVEFSHACGVSVEGEIGVLGNLETGEAGEEDGVGAVGKLSHDQMLTSVEDATRFVRDTGVDALAIAIGTSHGAYKFTRPPTGDVLRIDRIKEIHEALPNTHIVMHGSSSVPQEWLKIINEHGGAIGETYGVPVEEIVEGIKHGVRKVNIDTDLRLASTGAIRKFMAENPAEFDPRKYLAKTVEAMKQICIDRYVAFGCEGQASKIKPVSLEKMAARYAKGELDQIVR encoded by the coding sequence ATGGCTCTCGTATCCATGCGCCAACTGCTCGATCATGCTGCCGAAAACAGCTACGGTTTGCCAGCTTTCAACGTGAATAATCTCGAACAAATGCGTGCCATTATGGAAGCCGCCGACCAAGTAAATGCGCCTGTGATCGTGCAGGCCAGTGCCGGTGCGCGCAAATATGCAGGCGCGCCTTTTTTACGCCATCTGATTCTGGCGGCGGTTGAAGAGTTTCCGCATATTCCTGTGGTGATGCACCAAGACCACGGTGCGTCGCCCGACGTGTGCCAGCGCTCGATCCAACTCGGTTTTTCATCGGTGATGATGGACGGCTCGCTGTTGGAAGACGGTAAAACGCCGTCAAGCTACGAATACAATGTGGAAGTTACCCGTAAAGTAGTTGAATTTTCCCATGCTTGCGGTGTTTCTGTGGAAGGCGAAATCGGCGTACTGGGTAATTTGGAAACCGGCGAAGCGGGTGAGGAAGACGGTGTGGGTGCGGTCGGCAAACTGAGCCACGACCAAATGCTCACCAGCGTGGAAGATGCTACCCGTTTCGTGCGCGATACCGGTGTGGATGCTTTGGCGATTGCCATCGGCACCAGCCACGGTGCGTACAAATTTACCCGTCCACCCACAGGTGATGTTCTGCGTATCGACCGCATTAAAGAAATTCACGAAGCGTTGCCCAATACCCACATTGTGATGCACGGCTCCAGCTCGGTGCCGCAAGAATGGCTGAAAATCATCAACGAGCACGGCGGTGCCATCGGTGAAACCTACGGCGTGCCGGTGGAGGAAATCGTGGAGGGCATCAAACACGGTGTGCGTAAAGTGAATATCGACACCGATTTGCGCTTGGCTTCTACCGGAGCCATCCGCAAGTTTATGGCGGAAAATCCTGCCGAATTCGACCCGCGCAAATATCTGGCCAAAACCGTTGAAGCCATGAAGCAAATCTGTATCGACCGCTATGTGGCGTTCGGTTGCGAAGGTCAGGCTTCTAAAATCAAACCGGTTTCGCTGGAAAAAATGGCCGCCCGTTATGCCAAAGGTGAGCTTGATCAAATCGTGAGATAA
- the rplU gene encoding 50S ribosomal protein L21 translates to MYAVVKTGGKQYKVTVGQKLKVEQIPAELDSQIELNEVLMIADGESVKVGAPFIEGAKVTAKVVAHGRGEKVRIFKMRRRKHYQKRQGHRQNFTQIEIVAIA, encoded by the coding sequence ATGTACGCGGTCGTAAAAACCGGCGGTAAACAATACAAAGTTACCGTTGGCCAAAAATTGAAAGTAGAACAGATACCTGCCGAACTCGACAGCCAAATCGAACTGAACGAAGTTTTGATGATTGCTGACGGCGAATCTGTAAAAGTGGGCGCACCCTTCATCGAAGGTGCAAAAGTGACAGCCAAAGTGGTTGCTCACGGTCGTGGCGAAAAAGTGCGTATTTTCAAAATGCGCCGTCGCAAACACTACCAAAAACGCCAAGGTCATCGCCAAAATTTCACCCAAATCGAAATCGTGGCAATTGCTTAA
- a CDS encoding polyprenyl synthetase family protein, protein MLNNLPYFQRHLNDDLEKVNVVVNRAVQSEVALISQIGTYIISAGGKRLRPIITILAGKALGYDDPKLYSLAAMVEFIHTSTLLHDDVVDESELRRGRETANNLFGNAAAVLVGDFLYTRAFQLMVGSGSMRILEVMADATNIIAEGEVMQLMNIGNTDITEAEYVQVIQYKTAKLFEAAAQVGAILAGATPEQEKALKDYGMYVGTAFQIIDDVLDYSGNADEIGKNVGDDLAEGKPTLPLIYLMRQGSEQVAQDVREALQHADRGSFDKIYRHVMDSQALSYAAGEAEKAVKSAVACLDVLPDNEVTRAMRALAEQSLARVS, encoded by the coding sequence ATGTTAAATAATCTGCCGTATTTCCAACGCCATCTGAACGACGATCTTGAGAAGGTAAACGTAGTTGTTAACCGGGCTGTGCAGTCTGAAGTTGCGTTAATTTCGCAAATAGGTACTTATATTATCAGCGCGGGCGGAAAGCGTTTGAGACCGATTATTACCATTTTGGCAGGGAAGGCGTTGGGATATGACGACCCCAAGCTGTATTCGTTGGCTGCGATGGTTGAGTTTATCCATACGTCGACATTGCTGCATGATGACGTTGTGGATGAAAGCGAGTTGCGCAGAGGTCGGGAAACGGCCAATAATCTGTTCGGCAACGCGGCGGCTGTTTTGGTTGGCGACTTTCTTTATACCCGTGCATTTCAGCTGATGGTCGGTTCGGGCAGTATGAGAATTTTAGAAGTGATGGCGGATGCAACCAACATCATCGCAGAAGGTGAAGTCATGCAGCTGATGAATATCGGCAACACCGATATCACCGAAGCCGAATATGTTCAAGTTATCCAATATAAAACGGCCAAACTGTTTGAAGCGGCGGCCCAAGTGGGGGCGATATTGGCCGGTGCTACTCCTGAGCAGGAAAAGGCACTCAAAGATTACGGTATGTATGTCGGCACGGCATTTCAAATCATTGATGATGTGTTGGATTATTCGGGTAACGCCGATGAGATCGGCAAGAATGTAGGCGATGATTTGGCGGAGGGCAAGCCGACGTTGCCGTTAATTTATCTGATGAGGCAGGGCAGCGAGCAAGTGGCGCAGGATGTGAGAGAGGCTTTGCAACATGCCGACAGGGGTTCTTTCGATAAAATTTACCGTCATGTAATGGATTCCCAAGCGTTGTCTTATGCTGCCGGTGAGGCTGAGAAAGCGGTAAAAAGTGCCGTAGCATGTTTGGATGTGTTGCCCGACAATGAAGTTACCCGAGCAATGAGAGCGCTGGCCGAACAGTCGTTGGCAAGGGTATCTTGA
- a CDS encoding efflux RND transporter periplasmic adaptor subunit — translation MAYYPYTIKTIRLAALAAATALALTACGKGKEEKAAAGKPAAQRQAPVPVVGVVTVQPQNVTLATELPGRLESHRSAEIMPQVGGIIKKRLFQEGSYVRAGQPLYQLDDAVYAASLESARAQLATAQASLAKASADITRYKPLVQADAISKQEYDAAVAAKRSAEAGVKAANAAIRSAQINVNYSRITAPISGFIGQSFVSEGTLVSPGAGVKLATIRQTNPMYVNVTQSAADMMQLRQNIAAGNMKAVNGAVAVDIKLENGQVYGHKGRLLFADPTVNESTGQVTLRAEVPNPDNILLSGLYVRVSLPLADMENVFVVPQQAVTRGKQDTVMIVNAQGGMEPRMVKVEQQQGSNWIISDGLQAGDKVIVDGLTIAAMQRAPKVTPKEWVAPAEQAAHPSAQAAASAPGVQTASQPKAASAAK, via the coding sequence ATGGCTTATTACCCTTATACAATAAAAACAATACGGCTGGCTGCGTTGGCTGCGGCCACGGCTTTGGCTTTAACCGCGTGTGGAAAAGGTAAAGAGGAGAAGGCGGCGGCCGGCAAACCTGCGGCACAGCGGCAGGCTCCGGTTCCGGTTGTCGGCGTGGTAACGGTTCAGCCTCAAAATGTAACGCTTGCAACGGAGTTGCCGGGTCGTTTGGAATCACACCGTTCTGCGGAAATTATGCCTCAGGTGGGCGGTATTATTAAAAAGCGGTTGTTTCAGGAGGGCAGTTATGTGCGCGCCGGGCAGCCGCTTTATCAGTTGGACGATGCGGTATATGCCGCTTCTTTGGAAAGTGCGCGGGCACAGTTGGCTACTGCACAGGCATCTTTGGCCAAAGCCAGTGCCGACATCACGCGCTATAAGCCTTTGGTTCAAGCCGATGCCATCAGTAAGCAGGAATACGACGCGGCCGTAGCGGCCAAGCGTTCTGCTGAAGCCGGTGTGAAAGCGGCCAATGCCGCCATCCGTTCCGCACAGATCAATGTGAATTATTCGCGCATTACCGCACCTATCTCCGGCTTTATCGGCCAATCGTTTGTTTCGGAGGGAACTTTGGTCAGCCCCGGCGCAGGGGTGAAATTGGCTACCATCCGCCAAACCAATCCGATGTATGTGAACGTAACCCAATCTGCCGCCGATATGATGCAGTTGCGTCAGAATATCGCCGCAGGAAACATGAAAGCGGTTAACGGTGCCGTGGCCGTAGATATTAAATTGGAAAACGGTCAGGTATATGGTCATAAGGGTCGGCTGCTGTTTGCCGATCCGACTGTGAATGAAAGCACCGGCCAAGTTACCCTGCGTGCCGAAGTGCCGAATCCGGACAATATTTTGCTGTCGGGGCTGTATGTGCGGGTGAGCCTGCCGCTTGCCGATATGGAAAATGTGTTTGTTGTTCCCCAGCAGGCAGTAACGCGCGGCAAACAGGATACGGTGATGATTGTGAATGCCCAAGGCGGTATGGAACCGCGCATGGTGAAAGTGGAACAGCAGCAGGGCAGCAACTGGATTATTTCAGACGGCCTTCAAGCCGGAGACAAAGTGATTGTGGACGGTTTGACGATTGCGGCCATGCAGCGTGCACCTAAGGTTACGCCGAAAGAATGGGTTGCGCCTGCCGAACAAGCCGCCCATCCGTCTGCACAAGCAGCGGCATCCGCTCCGGGCGTTCAGACGGCCTCCCAGCCCAAAGCGGCTTCTGCGGCAAAATAA
- a CDS encoding efflux transporter outer membrane subunit — translation MNILDFKPALSAAAVALALSACTMIPKYEQPQVSVPENFTHDRQPETGIQAASLGWQDYFADPRLHRLIEIALERNTDLREAALNAEAVRKQYMIARADLLPGINASGNGSRARIAEDLSPTGRSTVASSYTVGLGITAYEIDLFGKVRSTAEAAKQSYFNTAAARDSAHLSLIASVAKAYFNERYAEESMKLAQNVLKTREQTYKLARLKHNAGVISAVDVRQQEALIAAAQADYEAAVQSREQARNALAVLLNRPIPDDLPAGLPLSKQYKISRLPAGLTADVLLNRPDIRAAEHSLKRANANIGAARAAFFPSIRLTGTIGTGSTELNGLFQGGNSTWAFAPSINLPIFNWGSNKANLDAAKIRQQIQVVNYEAAVQNAFRDVSDALVAREQLDKRYAAAAKQGKSYADYLRLVRLRYKHGVSSALDLLDAERSSYGADMALLGIERTRLENLADLYKALGGGLKRHTDNGSQY, via the coding sequence ATGAACATATTGGATTTCAAACCTGCTTTGAGTGCGGCGGCCGTCGCTTTGGCATTGTCGGCCTGTACCATGATACCCAAATACGAGCAGCCGCAAGTGAGCGTGCCGGAAAACTTCACGCACGACCGGCAACCTGAAACCGGTATTCAGGCGGCCTCGTTGGGTTGGCAGGATTATTTTGCCGACCCGCGCCTGCACCGTTTGATTGAAATCGCACTCGAACGCAACACCGATCTGCGCGAGGCCGCACTCAATGCCGAAGCCGTGCGCAAACAGTATATGATCGCCCGTGCCGATTTGCTTCCCGGCATCAATGCTTCCGGCAACGGCTCGCGTGCGCGTATTGCCGAGGATTTAAGCCCAACCGGCCGTTCAACCGTTGCATCGTCTTATACGGTAGGTTTGGGTATTACCGCCTATGAAATCGATTTGTTCGGCAAAGTGCGCAGCACGGCAGAAGCGGCTAAGCAGAGTTACTTCAATACCGCCGCCGCACGGGATTCGGCACATCTGAGCCTGATTGCCTCGGTTGCCAAAGCCTATTTCAACGAACGCTATGCCGAAGAAAGCATGAAGCTGGCACAAAATGTGTTGAAAACGCGCGAGCAAACCTACAAGCTTGCCCGTCTCAAACACAATGCAGGGGTGATTTCCGCCGTGGATGTGCGCCAGCAGGAAGCATTGATTGCCGCAGCACAAGCCGATTATGAAGCGGCCGTGCAAAGCAGGGAGCAGGCGCGTAATGCTTTGGCTGTGTTGCTCAACCGCCCAATCCCCGACGATTTGCCCGCCGGCCTGCCTTTGAGTAAACAATATAAAATCAGCAGGCTGCCGGCTGGTTTGACTGCCGACGTGTTGCTGAACCGTCCCGATATCCGCGCCGCCGAGCATTCGCTCAAGCGGGCCAACGCCAATATCGGTGCGGCGCGTGCGGCATTTTTCCCGAGTATCAGGCTGACCGGCACCATCGGCACGGGTTCGACAGAGCTGAACGGTCTGTTTCAGGGCGGCAACAGCACTTGGGCTTTTGCGCCCAGCATCAATCTGCCGATTTTCAACTGGGGCAGTAACAAAGCCAATTTGGATGCCGCCAAAATCCGCCAACAGATTCAAGTGGTGAATTACGAAGCAGCCGTTCAAAATGCCTTCCGCGACGTTTCCGATGCGCTGGTTGCCCGTGAGCAGCTTGATAAACGCTACGCCGCAGCAGCCAAGCAGGGTAAGTCATACGCCGATTACCTGCGCTTGGTGCGCCTGCGCTACAAGCACGGCGTTTCCAGCGCACTCGACCTGCTGGATGCCGAGCGCAGCAGTTACGGTGCCGACATGGCTTTGCTCGGTATCGAAAGAACCCGCTTGGAAAACCTTGCCGATCTGTATAAAGCATTGGGCGGAGGGTTGAAACGCCATACGGATAACGGATCTCAATATTGA
- a CDS encoding efflux RND transporter permease subunit, which yields MAKFFIDRPIFAWVIAIFVIIAGVIGIRSLPVSQYPSVGAPKITLTATYPGASAQVLEDSVLAVIERNMNGVEGLDYMTTNATSSGGGSVTLVFTPETDEDLAQVEVQNKLSEVTALLPAAVQQNGITVSKSQSNFLMVLMMSSSTMNTEEIADYVERNIKPEIQRVEGVGEARLFGSQRAMRVWVDPKKLQNFNLSFADVSSAISSQNAQLSVGTMGALPAPQGQTITATITAQGQLSTPEEFSNIILRSTTGGANVYLKDVARIELGSQSYGTSTRLNGQPAVGMAVMLSNSGNAMATAEAVRTKMEQLQRFFPGDMKWSAPYDTSKFVGISIKKVVHTLLEAMVLVFVVMFLFLQNIRYTLIPTIVVPISLLGAFASIWYLGMSINVLTMFAMVLVIGIVVDDAIVVVENVERIMAEEGLPPLQATRKAMSQISGAVIGITAVLVSVFIPLAMFSGATGNIYRQFAITMAIAIAFSAFFALTLTPALCATLLKQIPKGHHAEKKGFFGWFNRKFSDGTHRYESWVAKLLRKSVRMMAVYVMLAGVAVLLFTRIPTSFLPSEDQGSLMMMVQLPSGATAERTDATLAVANQVIMSMPEVESFIGVSGFSFAGSGQNMGFGFITLKDWQERSKPGSDAASVAGKITGALMGSVRDGFALVMNPPAIMELGTSSGFEMYLQDRNNAGHDALLAKRNELIDKMRKNPMFDAGNIRASGLEDAPQLHIEIDRQAAAAQGINFSSIRSVLATAIGSSYVNDFPNNGRLQRVIVQADASARMQPSDILALTVPNAQGVAVPLSTVARVYWQNGMEQSVRFNGYPAMKISGAAARGYSSGEVMAEVQRMVDDMQGYSLEWEGQSREEAKGSTQTMMLYAFAIVAVFLVLAALYESWSIPLAVILVVPLGFLGVVLGVSGRNLFGALFGMPPSYLNDIYFQVGLITVIGLSAKNAILIIEFAKDLQAQGKSAMEAALAAAHLRFRPIIMTSFAFIFGVVPLFFASGASSASQRAIGTTVLWGMLIGTILSVFFVPLFFVVVRKLFKDSPRQLERAKLHAAGAGMTPELVDKYVADAEAGAELTEEEKRILHNDKD from the coding sequence ATGGCTAAGTTTTTTATTGACCGTCCGATTTTCGCTTGGGTAATCGCGATATTTGTGATTATTGCCGGTGTGATCGGTATCAGAAGCCTGCCGGTTTCCCAATACCCTTCTGTGGGCGCACCGAAGATTACGCTCACGGCTACTTATCCCGGCGCATCCGCACAAGTGCTGGAAGACAGTGTTTTGGCTGTTATCGAGCGTAACATGAACGGTGTGGAAGGTTTGGACTACATGACCACCAACGCCACTTCGAGCGGCGGCGGTTCGGTAACTTTGGTATTTACGCCCGAAACCGATGAAGATTTGGCGCAGGTGGAAGTGCAAAACAAACTTTCGGAAGTAACGGCATTATTGCCTGCCGCCGTGCAGCAAAACGGTATTACCGTATCGAAGTCGCAGTCTAACTTCCTGATGGTGTTGATGATGTCTTCCAGCACGATGAATACGGAAGAAATCGCCGATTATGTGGAACGCAACATCAAGCCTGAAATCCAACGTGTGGAAGGCGTGGGCGAGGCCCGTTTGTTCGGCTCGCAACGTGCCATGCGTGTGTGGGTGGACCCGAAAAAACTGCAAAATTTCAATTTGTCTTTTGCCGATGTGTCGTCTGCCATCAGCAGCCAAAACGCGCAACTTTCAGTCGGCACGATGGGGGCTTTGCCCGCTCCGCAGGGGCAGACCATCACGGCCACGATCACGGCGCAAGGGCAGCTCAGCACGCCTGAAGAATTCAGCAATATCATTTTGCGCTCGACAACCGGCGGTGCCAACGTATATCTGAAAGATGTGGCGCGTATCGAGCTGGGCAGCCAAAGCTACGGCACGTCCACCCGTTTGAACGGCCAGCCTGCCGTCGGTATGGCGGTGATGTTGTCCAACAGCGGTAACGCTATGGCAACCGCCGAGGCCGTGCGCACCAAAATGGAGCAGCTGCAGCGTTTCTTTCCCGGCGACATGAAATGGTCGGCACCTTACGATACTTCCAAATTCGTGGGTATCTCTATCAAGAAAGTGGTGCATACGCTTTTGGAAGCGATGGTGCTGGTGTTTGTGGTGATGTTCCTGTTTCTGCAAAATATCCGCTATACCTTGATACCGACGATTGTGGTGCCGATTTCGCTGTTGGGTGCGTTCGCTTCGATTTGGTATTTGGGCATGTCGATTAACGTATTGACGATGTTTGCCATGGTGCTGGTTATCGGTATTGTGGTCGATGATGCCATTGTGGTGGTGGAAAACGTCGAGCGGATTATGGCCGAAGAAGGTCTGCCGCCGCTGCAAGCCACCAGAAAAGCGATGAGTCAGATTTCGGGTGCGGTAATCGGTATTACGGCGGTATTGGTGTCGGTGTTTATTCCGTTGGCGATGTTCAGCGGCGCAACCGGTAATATTTACCGCCAATTTGCGATTACGATGGCGATTGCGATTGCGTTTTCCGCATTTTTCGCCTTAACGCTCACGCCGGCTTTGTGTGCCACTTTGCTCAAACAGATTCCGAAGGGTCATCATGCCGAGAAAAAAGGCTTCTTCGGCTGGTTTAACCGCAAGTTTTCAGACGGCACCCACCGCTATGAAAGCTGGGTGGCCAAATTGTTGCGTAAGTCTGTGCGCATGATGGCGGTGTATGTGATGCTGGCAGGCGTGGCCGTTTTGCTGTTTACACGCATTCCAACCTCGTTTCTGCCGTCTGAAGACCAAGGCAGCCTGATGATGATGGTGCAGCTGCCTTCGGGTGCGACGGCGGAGCGTACCGACGCAACATTGGCCGTTGCCAACCAAGTGATTATGTCGATGCCGGAAGTAGAAAGTTTTATCGGAGTATCCGGGTTCAGCTTTGCCGGTTCGGGGCAGAATATGGGTTTCGGTTTTATTACTTTGAAAGACTGGCAAGAGCGCAGCAAACCGGGCAGCGATGCCGCTTCGGTGGCAGGCAAAATTACCGGCGCGCTGATGGGCAGCGTGCGCGACGGCTTTGCTTTGGTGATGAATCCGCCCGCCATTATGGAATTGGGTACCAGCTCCGGTTTTGAAATGTATCTGCAAGACCGTAACAACGCCGGTCATGACGCACTGTTGGCGAAACGTAACGAACTGATCGACAAAATGCGTAAAAACCCTATGTTTGATGCCGGTAATATCCGTGCTTCGGGCTTGGAAGACGCGCCGCAACTGCATATCGAAATCGACCGTCAGGCCGCTGCCGCCCAAGGCATTAACTTTTCATCGATACGTTCGGTATTGGCCACCGCCATCGGTTCTTCTTATGTGAACGATTTTCCCAACAACGGTCGTCTGCAACGTGTGATCGTGCAGGCCGATGCTTCGGCCCGTATGCAGCCTTCGGATATTCTGGCGTTAACCGTGCCGAACGCTCAGGGCGTGGCGGTGCCGCTTTCTACCGTTGCGCGTGTTTACTGGCAAAACGGTATGGAGCAGAGCGTGCGCTTTAACGGCTATCCTGCCATGAAAATCAGCGGTGCGGCGGCCAGAGGTTATTCGTCTGGCGAGGTGATGGCCGAAGTGCAGCGCATGGTTGACGACATGCAGGGTTACAGCTTGGAATGGGAAGGCCAGTCGCGCGAGGAAGCCAAAGGCAGCACGCAAACCATGATGCTGTATGCTTTTGCAATTGTTGCCGTATTCTTGGTATTGGCGGCTCTGTATGAGAGTTGGTCGATTCCGCTGGCGGTGATTTTGGTTGTGCCGTTGGGTTTCTTGGGCGTGGTGCTGGGTGTGAGCGGGCGCAATTTGTTCGGTGCTTTGTTCGGCATGCCGCCATCTTATCTCAACGACATTTATTTCCAAGTCGGTTTGATTACCGTAATTGGCTTGAGTGCCAAAAACGCCATTCTGATTATTGAGTTTGCCAAAGATTTGCAGGCACAGGGAAAAAGTGCGATGGAAGCGGCATTGGCTGCGGCCCACTTGCGTTTCCGCCCGATTATCATGACTTCGTTTGCCTTTATTTTCGGTGTGGTGCCGCTGTTTTTCGCCTCCGGTGCCAGCTCTGCCAGCCAGCGCGCAATCGGTACCACCGTTTTATGGGGCATGTTGATCGGGACGATATTGTCGGTGTTTTTTGTGCCTTTGTTCTTTGTGGTGGTGCGCAAGCTGTTTAAAGACAGCCCCCGCCAATTGGAGCGGGCCAAACTGCACGCCGCAGGTGCGGGTATGACGCCCGAGCTGGTAGATAAATATGTGGCCGATGCCGAAGCCGGTGCGGAACTCACCGAAGAAGAAAAACGCATCCTGCACAACGACAAGGATTAA
- a CDS encoding acyl-CoA thioesterase — MPRISIPHPEKTLFRTSVAVHIGDINYGNHLANDAVLRICQECRIRWLARHGFTELDAGGMGLIMTDAAVRYLAQARHGDMLDIVMDITGISRSGFTLLYSISRTSDRQEIAAVQTGMVCFDYTTQKISRLPESLRAACEAV, encoded by the coding sequence ATGCCCCGCATCAGTATTCCCCACCCTGAAAAAACCCTTTTCCGCACATCGGTTGCGGTACACATCGGCGACATCAATTACGGCAACCATCTTGCCAACGATGCGGTGCTGCGTATCTGCCAAGAATGCCGTATCCGCTGGCTGGCGCGACACGGTTTTACCGAGCTGGACGCAGGCGGAATGGGATTGATTATGACGGATGCCGCCGTGCGCTATCTTGCTCAGGCACGGCACGGCGACATGTTGGATATCGTTATGGACATCACCGGCATAAGCCGAAGCGGTTTTACTTTGCTATATAGCATTTCCCGCACGTCCGACCGGCAGGAGATCGCCGCGGTACAAACAGGCATGGTATGTTTCGATTACACCACCCAAAAAATAAGCCGCCTGCCGGAAAGCCTGCGGGCGGCGTGCGAGGCCGTCTGA